Below is a genomic region from Longimicrobium sp..
CTTCCCCCCGAAGTTCGGGAGAAGGCTCAACCCTGGATCGACGCGATCCGGACTGACACCGAAGCGTTGCAGCCCCGGGAAGGCGAGCAGGTCGAGTCCCTGCGTCCCGCACTTTCCACGATGCACCGGGCGCGAAAGCGCCAGGAGAGACTCGCAGGTCAGCTGGCCGAGTGGGTGGGTGCCTTGGCCGCGGCGGTGGAGGGGGCGCTCACCCGCGGAACACCGGTCCTGACGGCGTTGGCAGAGTTCCTGGGATCGATAGAGGCGTTCCGAGGGCGCGCGGGCGCGTACGGGCAGGATCCGGACGCGATGCTCGCGGGGGTCACGAGCGAGCTCCCCACCCTCCACCAAGCGTTTCGGAGCGTCATAGCGGCGCACACACCGCCGAATGCTATGGCGGAAGTTCAGGCGCTTCTGGCCGAAGGGCGCTACGTGGATGCTTCGGAGCGTGTCGCTCGAGCGGTGCAGCGGGAAGGCGTAGTGCTGCGGACGGGATCGCTCACCGCCACGAACGTCACCGGGTTCCGGGCTTCCGGTGGAGTTTCCGAGGTCGGCTCGCCGGACGCGGCCCGCGCCGACGCCGTGCCGGTACCCGGAATCGGGATCCCCGAGCGCGTGCGGGTGCACCGGGCTCGCGTCTGGCGGCAGCTGGTTCTCGACGAGGCGGTGCTCACCATGATCGTGGGTGCGGGCATCACGATCCTGGGATACTATCTGTATTCCCCCAGTTTCGTAGGGACTGGGCGCGAGTTGCTCACCATCTTCCTATGGGCCTTCGGGTTGGATGTGGGAGCGCAAGTGCTCGTCGCGCAGAGCGCCCGGCTATCCGCATCCGGTGCAGCCGCGTGAGCCGCATGGAGATTCCACGTTGCGGTACCGCGCTCTGCCCGCCGCATGTACGAGCGGATGGACACGGCCGCCCTGCCAATCGCCCACTGGTACCGCCTCGTCGCGCAGGCCGCCGGCCGCGACGTCCACGCGCCGGCTGCGGTGTAGTCCTGAACAGCGGAGTGCGGAGTGGAACATAGGCGCGGGAGTTCCCGTGCATTCCTCCTTCAATGGCTCGCGTTGCCCCTATCGCGTCATCTCCCGAAGACCAGGTTAAGCCCCAGATGGACCGTGTCGTCCACCGCGATCTCTCCCAGCGACGTACCGCGGTAGGCCACGCCCCAGCGCTGCCGGTCGATGGCGAGCTGCGCCGTCGCGCGCAGGCCGCCGCCGGAGAAAGGGACGGCGCGCGCGGCGAAGCGGACCGGGTGCGTCTGGCCGCGCAGGGTGAGGTCGCCCACGACGTCGTAGCTCCCCGGGCCGGAGGGCGTCACGCTGCGCAGGCGGAAGTCCGCGGCGGGATAGCGATCGGTGGCGAAGAAGTGGTCGCTGCGCAGGTGGTCGCGCAGGCGGCGGCGGGGAATGGGGTCGCTCTCCGGGATGTCAGTGACCTCGATGGCGTTCATGTCGATGCGGAAGGCGCCGCCGCGCACGTTCCCTCCCTCCGCCAGCAGGTAGCCCGCGGCGAGCCGAACAGTCCCCTCGTGACTCCCCCTCCCCCTGAACTTCGTGCCCTTCCAGCGGATGACCGACCGCGCCGGGTCGAGGCGCAGCGTGTCCTCGCGCGCGGCGGGCGCCGGCTCCGGGTGCGCGCCCGGAGTGCCGGGCGCGCAGAGGAGCACGAGTGCGAGCAGTCCGCCCATCATCGGCCGACGTCCCGCAGGACGATGGTGCGCTCGCCGCGCCAGATGCCGTCGGGACCGCGGGTGAGC
It encodes:
- a CDS encoding YceI family protein is translated as MMGGLLALVLLCAPGTPGAHPEPAPAAREDTLRLDPARSVIRWKGTKFRGRGSHEGTVRLAAGYLLAEGGNVRGGAFRIDMNAIEVTDIPESDPIPRRRLRDHLRSDHFFATDRYPAADFRLRSVTPSGPGSYDVVGDLTLRGQTHPVRFAARAVPFSGGGLRATAQLAIDRQRWGVAYRGTSLGEIAVDDTVHLGLNLVFGR